From one Cyprinus carpio isolate SPL01 chromosome B3, ASM1834038v1, whole genome shotgun sequence genomic stretch:
- the LOC109057191 gene encoding 2',3'-cyclic-nucleotide 3'-phosphodiesterase-like isoform X2, whose product MDAEQNQEVPETVAETQEVAMKQEENLESKEVAPSEPEKTPETERPAGELPENEKATDSEAPPAKPSEPEVAPEKSPEETPAAESSEKPPEPEQQKKSEEPQVQGNSEPEKQEEEAVKEEEPAKEAESKPTAVNEAKPEESDKDKETKTEGGQDKVQPDADGVQAEPPKEAETKRKEPELPLFFGWFLLPEEEERIKCATMDFLKTLDTLEAFKEHISEFTGEAEKEVDLEQYFQSPLQLHCTTKFCDYGKAEGAKEYAELQAVKESLAKSYELSVTALIVTPRTFGARVSLTEAQVKLWPEEADKEGVAPALLPIVEALPVGSRAHVTLGCSAGVEAVQTGLDLLEILALQKEGKEGTQVEMDLGTLTYLSEGRWFLALREPINADTTFTSFSEDKPTTGDQGKKDGEKKKKKCTIL is encoded by the exons ATGGACGCTGAACAGAATCAGGAAGTTCCAGAGACTGTTGCTGAGACACAGGAAGTGGCGATGAAACAAGAGGAGAATTTGGAGTCCAAAGAGGTGGCACCTTCAGAACCTGAGAAGACCCCAGAGACGGAGCGTCCTGCTGGGGAATTGCCAGAAAACGAGAAAGCGACAGACTCTGAAGCGCCTCCTGCCAAACCGTCTGAACCCGAGGTGGCGCCGGAAAAATCTCCTGAGGAAACCCCGGCTGCCGAGTCTTCTGAGAAACCCCCTGAGCCAGAACAGCAGAAGAAGTCTGAGGAGCCACAGGTTCAAGGGAATTCTGAGCCCGAGAAGCAGGAGGAAGAAGCTGTGAAAGAGGAGGAGCCTGCCAAAGAGGCAGAGTCCAAACCCACTGCTGTGAATGAAGCCAAGCCCGAAGAATCTGATAAAGATAAGGAGACAAAGACAGAAGGAGGACAGGATAAGGTACAACCAGACGCTGATGGAGTTCAAGCTGAGCCTCCGAAAGAGGCCGAGACCAAGCGGAAAGAGCCAGAGCTGCCTTTGTTCTTTGGCTGGTTCCTGCTTCCAGAGGAAGAGGAACGAATTAAGTGTGCAACCATGGACTTTCTCAAGACGCTGGACACTTTGGAGGCATTCAAAGAACACATcagtgaat ttACTGGTGAGGCGGAGAAAGAAGTGGATCTTGAGCAGTATTTCCAGAGCCCATTGCAGCTCCACTGCACTACAAAGTTCTGTGATTATGGGAAAGCAGAGGGGGCTAAAGAGTATGCAGAGCTACAG GCGGTCAAGGAATCCCTTGCCAAATCTTATGAGCTTTCAGTCACTGCTCTCATAGTGACCCCTCGTACGTTTGGGGCCCGTGTGTCTTTGACAGAAGCCCAGGTGAAGCTGTGGCCCGAGGAAGCAGACAAAGAAGGGGTCGCTCCGGCCCTCCTGCCCATTGTAGAGGCTCTTCCAGTGGGTAGCCGTGCCCACGTCACATTAGGCTGCTCGGCAGGTGTGGAGGCAGTTCAGACCGGTTTGGATTTGCTGGAGATCCTGGCTTTGCAGAAAGAGGGCAAGGAGGGCACCCAGGTCGAGATGGACTTGGGTACTTTGACCTATCTGAGCGAGGGCCGCTGGTTCCTCGCCCTGAGGGAACCGATTAACGCAGATACCACCTTCACTAGCTTCTCCGAAGACAAGCCCACCACCGGCGACCAGGGCAAAAAGGatggagagaagaaaaagaaaaagtgtaccATTCTGTGA
- the LOC109057191 gene encoding uncharacterized protein LOC109057191 isoform X1 — MLPKQAAHLVLDTATRKWPNDVQVLVSHGSLLSSCKTGACFCFSHTFIRTWAVSKVKLKLVCVKSGHCLKKLIFSGGKRCFLNPSSAVNCVAWLISRNSLLCIMDAEQNQEVPETVAETQEVAMKQEENLESKEVAPSEPEKTPETERPAGELPENEKATDSEAPPAKPSEPEVAPEKSPEETPAAESSEKPPEPEQQKKSEEPQVQGNSEPEKQEEEAVKEEEPAKEAESKPTAVNEAKPEESDKDKETKTEGGQDKVQPDADGVQAEPPKEAETKRKEPELPLFFGWFLLPEEEERIKCATMDFLKTLDTLEAFKEHISEFTGEAEKEVDLEQYFQSPLQLHCTTKFCDYGKAEGAKEYAELQAVKESLAKSYELSVTALIVTPRTFGARVSLTEAQVKLWPEEADKEGVAPALLPIVEALPVGSRAHVTLGCSAGVEAVQTGLDLLEILALQKEGKEGTQVEMDLGTLTYLSEGRWFLALREPINADTTFTSFSEDKPTTGDQGKKDGEKKKKKCTIL, encoded by the exons ATGCTGCCCAAGCAGGCAGCACACTTGGTATTAGACACAGCCACAAGAAAGTGGCCTAATGATGTGCAGGTGTTAGTGTCTCACGGTTCACTGCTGAGCTCCTGTAAAACAGGGGCCTGCTTCTGCTTTTCACACACTTTCATCAGAACCTGGGCCGTGTCCAAGGTGAAATTAAAGCTAGTTTGTGTAAAATCCGGCCACTGCTTAAAGAAGTTAATATTTAGTGGCGGTAAGAGGTGCTTTTTGAACCCATCATCAGCTGTGAATTGTGTCGCTTGGCTGATATCAAG AAACAGCCTGCTGTGTATAATGGACGCTGAACAGAATCAGGAAGTTCCAGAGACTGTTGCTGAGACACAGGAAGTGGCGATGAAACAAGAGGAGAATTTGGAGTCCAAAGAGGTGGCACCTTCAGAACCTGAGAAGACCCCAGAGACGGAGCGTCCTGCTGGGGAATTGCCAGAAAACGAGAAAGCGACAGACTCTGAAGCGCCTCCTGCCAAACCGTCTGAACCCGAGGTGGCGCCGGAAAAATCTCCTGAGGAAACCCCGGCTGCCGAGTCTTCTGAGAAACCCCCTGAGCCAGAACAGCAGAAGAAGTCTGAGGAGCCACAGGTTCAAGGGAATTCTGAGCCCGAGAAGCAGGAGGAAGAAGCTGTGAAAGAGGAGGAGCCTGCCAAAGAGGCAGAGTCCAAACCCACTGCTGTGAATGAAGCCAAGCCCGAAGAATCTGATAAAGATAAGGAGACAAAGACAGAAGGAGGACAGGATAAGGTACAACCAGACGCTGATGGAGTTCAAGCTGAGCCTCCGAAAGAGGCCGAGACCAAGCGGAAAGAGCCAGAGCTGCCTTTGTTCTTTGGCTGGTTCCTGCTTCCAGAGGAAGAGGAACGAATTAAGTGTGCAACCATGGACTTTCTCAAGACGCTGGACACTTTGGAGGCATTCAAAGAACACATcagtgaat ttACTGGTGAGGCGGAGAAAGAAGTGGATCTTGAGCAGTATTTCCAGAGCCCATTGCAGCTCCACTGCACTACAAAGTTCTGTGATTATGGGAAAGCAGAGGGGGCTAAAGAGTATGCAGAGCTACAG GCGGTCAAGGAATCCCTTGCCAAATCTTATGAGCTTTCAGTCACTGCTCTCATAGTGACCCCTCGTACGTTTGGGGCCCGTGTGTCTTTGACAGAAGCCCAGGTGAAGCTGTGGCCCGAGGAAGCAGACAAAGAAGGGGTCGCTCCGGCCCTCCTGCCCATTGTAGAGGCTCTTCCAGTGGGTAGCCGTGCCCACGTCACATTAGGCTGCTCGGCAGGTGTGGAGGCAGTTCAGACCGGTTTGGATTTGCTGGAGATCCTGGCTTTGCAGAAAGAGGGCAAGGAGGGCACCCAGGTCGAGATGGACTTGGGTACTTTGACCTATCTGAGCGAGGGCCGCTGGTTCCTCGCCCTGAGGGAACCGATTAACGCAGATACCACCTTCACTAGCTTCTCCGAAGACAAGCCCACCACCGGCGACCAGGGCAAAAAGGatggagagaagaaaaagaaaaagtgtaccATTCTGTGA